The nucleotide window CTCTAGGTGAAAAAGCGCGCGCAATAGAATACCTGCGCCAGGCATTAGATCTGATTCGAGGCCGGGGAAATCCCGCCGGTGAAGCCGGTGTCCTGATTATCCTTGGAAGTGCTTACGAATCGAACCAGGAGGTCAAGCCGGCACAGGAAACCTATCGGCAGGCGCTGCCGCTTTGCCGCGCGTTGAAAAACAGCCAGTGCGAAGTCTCGGCGCTCATGGGACTCGGCCGTGTCTCGTTTGCCTCCGGTGAAAAGCAGCAAGCGTTGGACTACTTCGGCCCGGCGCTTCCCCTCTGGCGCGCGCTCGGCGATCGCAGAAACCAGGCCAGTACTCTTTACCTGCTGGGAATCCTCAACGATTTGCTGAATCAGAGGCAGGCCGCAATCCCTTACTACCTGCAGGCGCTCCCGCTGTACCGAGATCTGGGTGATCGTCCCTGGGGAGCCCGCACCCTCTTCAACCTGGCGGAAGCGTACGCGGCCGTGGCTGACGAGGCGCACGCCCGCGACTATTACGATCAGGCGATCCCCGCTCTGCATGCGGTCGGAGACCAGCCCAAGGAAGGCACAGCCCTCATCGGCCGCAGCCTGCTTCGCGAATCGTGGGGCGAGATGCAGCAAGCGCTCGCCGACCTCATCACAGCGGTGAACGTGTTTCGCTCGCTCGGCGATCGCCTCATGGAGGCGACGGCGCTGCTTCGCCTCGGCATCGTTCATTACGAGGCAGGAGAACAGGAAAAGTCGCTGGAGTGCGATCGGCAAGCGCTGAAACTGGCGCGCGATCTGCACGACCGCGGCCTCGAGGCTGCTGCCCTGACGGGTATCAGCAGCGTCTATCTTGCTCTCGGAGACGACGCCAGGGCACTGAGTTATTCCGAGGATGCTTTCAAGATGCTCCCGGCCGCCGAGAGCGAAGTCGATCCCGAGGCGCTGTACCGTCTTGGCGTTTCCTATCAGTCTCTCGGGCAGCATCAGAAGGCGCTCGAATGTTTTGCCCGCGAGATTCCACTCCACCAGGCGCGAGGCGATCGGCTGGGAGAAGCTCGGGCCTTGCACGCACTCGCCGGAGAGCACGACCTGCTGGGTCACACCAACCAGGCACTCAAGTTCTATCTGCAGGCCCTGGAAATACGGCAGGCGGTGGGCGATCGCCGCACGAAAGCCCAGGCGCTGAACGCTGTGGGTACCGTGTACGCGGAATTGTCGCAATCCAAATTCGCCCTTGGCTATTACCGGGAAGCCCTCGACCTTTACCGCGCGGTGCACGATCAGGCCGGAGAATCGCAAGCTCTCTTCTGGATGGCCAAGTCCGAACAAGCCCTGGACGATCTCACCTCCGCTCGCCATCACATCGAAGCTTCGCTGGCCATCACCGAGTCACAACGGGCGAGAATTACCAGCCGTGAATTGCGCACCTCCTATCTCGCAAGCGCACAGCACGCCTATGAGTTCTATGTTGACCTGCTGATGCAGTCACACCGACTGCATCCAGACCAGCTTTACGACGCCAAGGCATTCGAAGCACATGAGCGCGCGAAGGCGCGCGGCTTGCTCGATCTTCTCAGTGAGGCGAGAGTAGACATCCGCCAAGGTGTGGATGCCGGTTTGTTGCAGCGCGAGCTTCGCCTTAGGCAACTCCTGGAAGACAAGCAAAGCGCGGAAATTCGCCTGCTGGCTGGCGGAGATGACGGCGAGCGGGCGTCTGTGCTTCAGAAGGAGCTGGCCGCGCTGCGCACCGAGTATCAGCAGGTGGAAGCACAAGTCCGCGCCGACAGCCCTCGTTATGCAGAACTCTCGCAACCACAGCCGCTCGGCCTATCGGCGATACAGAAGGAAGTGCTAGATCCCGATACTGTGCTGTTGGAATACGCGATCGGCGCGCAGCGCAGCTACCTGTGGGCAGTCACCAGCTCGCGACTGACCAGCATTGAGCTAGCGGGACGCGGCGAGGTCGAAGCATTGGCGGTGCGCTTGTATCGAACCATCACCGGCCGGCGCCCCTCCGCGCCCGACGACTACCAGAAGACTGGCTGGGCATTGAGCAAGATACTTCTAGGGCCAGTGCAAGACCAGATTGGAAACAAGCGTCTTCTCATTGTGGGGGACGGCGCTTTGCAGATCGTGCCGTTTGCGGCGCTGCCTTCGCCCGGCATGGACTCTTATGAACCGTTGATCGTTCGGCATGAGATTGTCAGCGTTCCCTCGGCCTCGACTCTGGCCTTCCTGCGGCGAGATTTTACCGGCCGCCACCCCGCCCCCAAGAAACTTGCGGTGTTTGCCGATCCCGTCTTTGAACGAGAGGACGATCGCATCGTTAGAACCGTCGCGCCGGCAGAGAATGCAAGCCAGCCCTCAGCGGCACCTTTACCGCAGCGGGTCCCCGAGACCGCCTCCGCTGAATCCCTCGCCATCGGGACCTTGCGTGGAATTGGACTGGAACGCCTCCCTTTCAGTCGCAAAGAAGCGGAAGCCGTCCTTCGCCTGACCTCGCCACAATCGCGGTTTGCTGCGGTGGATTTCATGGCGAACAGATCAGCCGCAACTTCCCCGGAGCTGGGTCGGTACCGGATCGTCCACTTCGCCACCCATGGAGTAGTGAACGACGCGCATCCGGAATTGTCCGGCCTGGTGTTGTCGCTTTTCGACAAAACGGGCACCCCGCAGGACGGGTTTCTACGCTTGAACGATCTGTTCAATCTAAAGCTCAATGCCGATCTGGTCGTGCTCAGCGCCTGCAGCACCGCCCTGGGCAAGGAGCTGCGGGGAGAAGGCTTGATCGGCCTGGCGCGAGGTTTCATGTACGCTGGAGCGCCCCGCGTGGTAGTGAGCTTGTGGAGCGTGAACGATCAAGCTACCGCGGAAGAAATGCAGCGTTTCTACGAAGGCATGTTGGGGAAGCGGCGCTTGCGGCCCGCGGCAGCGTTACGCGAGGCGCAGATCGAAATGTGGAAGCAAGAAAAGTGGCGCGCTCCTTTTCTGTGGGCTGCCTTCGTTCTGCAAGGCGAGTGGAAGTGAAGGATGGCAACATTCGAAACAGTTACCCAGCCGTGGATCACTGTTCAGGTTTCTTCGCCTGCAGTTCATCGGCGTGGGCAAAGTCCGCGTCCGCCTCTGCCTTGGTGACCTCAATCTGTGCGTAGACCGTTCCCCGTTCCTCGTACAGTTCGGCGCGGTCAGGGTACTGCTGGATCAGATCGCTGTAGGCGCCAATCGCGTCGTACCAGAGACGATGGTTCACGAACACGCGGGCGCGTGCGGTTCCTGCTTGGTAGGTGTCCCCTCGCTTGATGGCTGCCAGCTCCTTTTCAATCTGCTCGCGCTCGGAGTCGGAAACAACCACGAAACCGGCTACTTCCGAGAATCTGGACTCCACCAGCGACGGCACAGACCGCACGCTCCAATGGTAAGTTTTTCCTGGCTGGAATCGAGGCAAAGCATCCTTCAGGCGGAACTCCGCTACGCTGACTTGCTGGCGCAGGATTTCCTTGTCGTCGTCATCCCGCAACACGATCTCGAAGCCCTGGCTGCGGCCAGGGTCCTGCCAGGCAAACAGCAGCGAGGCGCCATAGAACTTTGCCAAGCCGGGCGCCAGCAAGATGGGCAGGCGCGATGGTCCGCCTCGCGTAGCACCCAACAGCGCGCGTTGCTTGCGAGTCTGGTTGGGATCGCTCATCTCGAAGCCGGAGAGATCCGCCACCAGTCGCTTGCGCGGGGGCGCCTTGGGAGCATCTTTTGCGGTGGACTGAGATGGCTTTTGCGGCGGTGGTGCGGACTGCGGCTTCCCTTGCCCCGCCGCCAGGCCGGCGGTCAACAGCAAAGCGATGAGCCATCGTAGGCCGACTCGCTTCATGATGGCACCCCGACGGCTCTCTCAATCTTTACCCCGTATACCATCATTTTCCCACTGAAACCTCGCACCTCTGCTTCGCCGAGGGGAACGGCGGAAAAGCTCTCGCGGATTCTTTCCCATGTGCTCGCACTCATCACGATAGCCGTCTTGAATTCCTTTGTCAGTGACTCAAGGCGGGAAGCGAGGTTCACGGATTCTCCAATTACGGAGTACTCCAGACGTTCCGGCGAACCGACGTTCCCGGCAGTAAGCATGCCGGTATGAAT belongs to Terriglobia bacterium and includes:
- a CDS encoding CHAT domain-containing protein, which codes for MSWRNSKASCVMEMVLCILFAAILGAILAAAPSTVLLQSSAAPISQSEQDTRVAADQAYAQAMQLYAQKSQESIRQAIVKGEESLALYKQLGDRGKQAELLTGLGSASLTLGEKARAIEYLRQALDLIRGRGNPAGEAGVLIILGSAYESNQEVKPAQETYRQALPLCRALKNSQCEVSALMGLGRVSFASGEKQQALDYFGPALPLWRALGDRRNQASTLYLLGILNDLLNQRQAAIPYYLQALPLYRDLGDRPWGARTLFNLAEAYAAVADEAHARDYYDQAIPALHAVGDQPKEGTALIGRSLLRESWGEMQQALADLITAVNVFRSLGDRLMEATALLRLGIVHYEAGEQEKSLECDRQALKLARDLHDRGLEAAALTGISSVYLALGDDARALSYSEDAFKMLPAAESEVDPEALYRLGVSYQSLGQHQKALECFAREIPLHQARGDRLGEARALHALAGEHDLLGHTNQALKFYLQALEIRQAVGDRRTKAQALNAVGTVYAELSQSKFALGYYREALDLYRAVHDQAGESQALFWMAKSEQALDDLTSARHHIEASLAITESQRARITSRELRTSYLASAQHAYEFYVDLLMQSHRLHPDQLYDAKAFEAHERAKARGLLDLLSEARVDIRQGVDAGLLQRELRLRQLLEDKQSAEIRLLAGGDDGERASVLQKELAALRTEYQQVEAQVRADSPRYAELSQPQPLGLSAIQKEVLDPDTVLLEYAIGAQRSYLWAVTSSRLTSIELAGRGEVEALAVRLYRTITGRRPSAPDDYQKTGWALSKILLGPVQDQIGNKRLLIVGDGALQIVPFAALPSPGMDSYEPLIVRHEIVSVPSASTLAFLRRDFTGRHPAPKKLAVFADPVFEREDDRIVRTVAPAENASQPSAAPLPQRVPETASAESLAIGTLRGIGLERLPFSRKEAEAVLRLTSPQSRFAAVDFMANRSAATSPELGRYRIVHFATHGVVNDAHPELSGLVLSLFDKTGTPQDGFLRLNDLFNLKLNADLVVLSACSTALGKELRGEGLIGLARGFMYAGAPRVVVSLWSVNDQATAEEMQRFYEGMLGKRRLRPAAALREAQIEMWKQEKWRAPFLWAAFVLQGEWK
- a CDS encoding DUF928 domain-containing protein → MKRVGLRWLIALLLTAGLAAGQGKPQSAPPPQKPSQSTAKDAPKAPPRKRLVADLSGFEMSDPNQTRKQRALLGATRGGPSRLPILLAPGLAKFYGASLLFAWQDPGRSQGFEIVLRDDDDKEILRQQVSVAEFRLKDALPRFQPGKTYHWSVRSVPSLVESRFSEVAGFVVVSDSEREQIEKELAAIKRGDTYQAGTARARVFVNHRLWYDAIGAYSDLIQQYPDRAELYEERGTVYAQIEVTKAEADADFAHADELQAKKPEQ